The nucleotide sequence CATCCAGGAACGCTTCGCCATGCTGTGCGAGGCGGCCGACGCCGGCAACAGCGCGGCGGCTGCCATCATCGACAAATCGGCTGAACTGGTGGCACGGGCGGCGTCGGCGGTGGCCAACACCCTGGACGTGGACCGGGTGGTGTTTGGCGGCCCCTTCTGGCCGCTGCTCTCCGCACGCTACCTTGAGAAGGTCCCGGGCCTGATCCAGCAGAACAGCGATGCCGGCAACATCCACGCCGTCGAAGTCGTTGGCACCGGCGTGGGGGAGGACGTGGGAGCCGTGGGCGCTGCCTGCCTGGTCCTTGAGCACACCCTGGCACCCCGGGCCCAGCGGTTGCTGCTGGAAGGTTAAACCCCGGAAGACTAAACCTCAGTCGATGTCTTCGACGATCGTCCCGTAAGGGATCGTGTCGTCCAGGTGTGCCTGGTGTCCCCGGGGAACAAAGAGTACCCGGACGCCATGCAGCTTGTCCGCTGCCGACTGGAGAAGGACCGGACGGACCATGTCAACGAAGCTCGGGTCCTTGCCAACGAGATATTCCTCGTAGCTGGCTGGTAGCTGGATCATGGCATCAGAATAGACCTGATCCTGGGCCAAGGGGAGTGCCCGGGGCATCCGCCCGGGGCACTCCCACGCAACCTGTTACTGGCCGCCGGACGTTCCGGTGGCCACCTCAGCCTGGGCCGTCTTACCGTAGACGTCCTTGCTGACCTGGTAGGCGTGCTTGTCCAGCTTCAGCGCCTCCTGGTTGACTTCCTTCAGCTTGGCATCCGTGAGCTGTTCGATCTTGACGAGGTCCAGCGTCTCCTGTTCGGTGCCGCCTACCGCTGTCACCTTGACCAGGCCAGTTCCTGCCGAATAGAGCTTCCGCTGGTGGCCACCCGCCGGCTCCAGCGGGTTGCGTTCGTCGATCACCAGGACATCGTCATAGCACCCGGTGGCAACGCAAACATGCTCGTTCTGCTGGATGACCTGGCCGCAGTCCAGGAAGTCGACGGCCGGTGCGTGGGCCTGGACGTAGCTGGGCGTGTTGGTCTGCGGGTCGGCCTTCATGGCGATGCCGGCCTGGGCCTTGTCCAGGCTGTGGATGAAGGTTGCGGGTGCGCCGATGAACTTTCCGTTTTCAAATTCCTCGGGGTATTCGCCGAACAGCCAGACGTCGCCGCCCTCGGTCTGGGCGAAGAAGGCAAGTTCGGATTCCACCAGCTCGCCGTCAGCGTAGTCGCGGTCCCACAGGACCTGGGTCTTCACGCCGTCGATGACCTTGGTCAGCCCGGTTACCGAGTGGATCACCGTCCGCTTGGTGGTTCCTTCTGCACTCTTGACCTCGCCGGTGGTGGTGTACTGCATGCCCGGCTTCAGCGGGAACCACTTGTTGTCGACGTTGGGGGAAGCCTGGAACTGGGAGGAATCGAAGTTGATCGCGGATCCCGGACCGCAAAATTCATCCGCGCGGGCTGTGCCGGAGGCGCCCGGAGAGGCCGATCCCGAAGTCCCGGAACCGCTTGGGGCGGACGCCGGCGCGGTCACCGGGGCCGACGTCGCTGTCGGCGCGGCGGAACCGGACGTCTGCGGGGCGGTGTTTTGCTGCCCGCCGCACGACGTAACGGTGGCCAGCGCCAGAACGAGCACAAGGGCGGAGCCCGCCCCCGTGCGTGACAGGGAGCCGGAGCGTGACAGGGAGCGCTGCGGTTTGGAAAGCTGGAACATCTGGATGGCCTTTCGCCGTGGGGATAGCTGGCTTATGTTCTCTCGGGACGATTCACCGGGGAAGAACCAGAAGGAGCATCCAGCCTCCTCAACCTGAGACCTTGCCGAATCCGTTACGACGTGACAAAAGAATGGACTAATTTCTGCGGTTTGAAAAGAGGTCTGCGGGCGCGCTTTGGACGGTCTGTCAAGGCAAAAGAGCCCTTTAACGAAGATAATTCTGGACGGGCCATCCCATCGGGCGTAAAGCAGCGTCTTAATTCGGCGCCAACTTGAAGCCGTCCCCGGCCGGCTTCTAGAGTTTTATACAAGTTACCGAGGTAACGTGTCAGCGATCCTCCGCTGCGGATGTGCCGCCTGCCGGCCGCCAAGGAGGGTGTGGGTGCCCCCATGTGGGCCTGACATTTGCTCACGGTGGACTTCCTTTCAGGCGTAACAGTCGCGGCTGCGCCCTGCCGAAGTCCGTCCCGTGTTCCCCAAACTCAATTCATTGACCGCATGCTGCCCGGCTTCCCGCCACGGCAGCGCCGCCTTCAATGGCCCAAAGCCAAGGACGCAAATGTCACCACCAAGCCTTATTGAAACACATCCAAATCTTTCCGACACCGCGCCGGTGGCGCTCTCCTATGAGCTCTTTCCGCCCCGTTCGCCCGCTGCCGCCGAGACCCTGTGGACCACCATCAGGGAAATCGAGGCCACGGACCCCGACTACGTGTCGGTCACGTACGGTGCCAGCGGATCCAACCGGGACACCGCCGTCGAGCTGGTCAACCGTTTGGTGCTGGAGACCACCCTGCGCCCGCTTGCCCACCTGACGTGTGTTGGCAACACGCCGACCGAGCTCGCGGAAATCATCGGTGAACTGCTCGACGCCGGCGTCCGCGGCATCCTCGCCCTCCGCGGCGACCTGCCCAAGGACAGCGACGCACCGGTCAACGGTTCGCTGCGGTACGCGCAGGACCTGATCGAGCTCATCCGCCGGGTGGAGCAGCGGCGTTCGGCCCTGCTGTGCGCCGGCAAGGTTGCCGTCGGCGTGGCTGCCTACCCCACGCGGCACCCGGAATCGCCCAGCGAAGCCCATGACGTCGAGGTGCTGCTCGCCAAGCAGCGCTCGGGTGCCGACTTCGCGATCACCCAGGTGTTCTTCCATACGCAGCAGTACGCGGACCTCGTGACGAGGGCCCGCAGGGCCGGTGTCACCATTCCCATCATTCCCGGTGTCATGCCGCTGACGAGCCTGCGGAGGCTCAAGCGGCTCGGCGAGTTGACCGGCGTCGAACCCGCACCGGAGCTCATCGAGCGGATGGCGGCGGCGGATAGCGACGCCGAACGGCTGCGCATCGGCGTCAACGCAACCGTAGACCTGGCCAATGCAGCCCTGGACGCCGGCGCGCCTGGACTCCATATCTACACGTTCAACGAACACCAGAGCGCGCTGGAAGTGCTGGACAAGCTGTCGCTT is from Arthrobacter sp. QXT-31 and encodes:
- a CDS encoding methylenetetrahydrofolate reductase; amino-acid sequence: MSPPSLIETHPNLSDTAPVALSYELFPPRSPAAAETLWTTIREIEATDPDYVSVTYGASGSNRDTAVELVNRLVLETTLRPLAHLTCVGNTPTELAEIIGELLDAGVRGILALRGDLPKDSDAPVNGSLRYAQDLIELIRRVEQRRSALLCAGKVAVGVAAYPTRHPESPSEAHDVEVLLAKQRSGADFAITQVFFHTQQYADLVTRARRAGVTIPIIPGVMPLTSLRRLKRLGELTGVEPAPELIERMAAADSDAERLRIGVNATVDLANAALDAGAPGLHIYTFNEHQSALEVLDKLSLARPARPSGRLNTLARRQLAS